The following DNA comes from Arthrobacter sp. SLBN-83.
GGACAGTCCGACGGCATCGCCTCCGGCCACAGGCTGGTCCAGTGAGGCTTTTTCCACCCGCAGGTACGACTTGGCGTCGGTGCTGAGCCCGGCTCCGGAGAGCCGATTAACCTCTGCCACAAACTCCGGTGTCAGGGCCGAGCTGTCGCCAATGAAGTTGCAGACGAACTCGGTGGCGGCATGGTCGTAGATGTCCTGCGGCGTCCCGACCTGCTCAATGACGCCTTTGTTGAACACGGCCACGCGGTCACTCATGGCGAGTGCCTCGTCCTGGTCATGGGTGACGTACACGGTGGTGATGCCAAACTCGCTTTGCAGGTCTTTTAGCTGCTGGCGCAACTGGTGCCTCAGCTTGGCGTCAAGGTTGGACAGCGGCTCGTCCAGCAGCAGGATCTTCGGCCGCAGCACCAGGGCACGCGCAACGGCCACCCGCTGCTGCTGGCCCCCGGAAAGTTCTGCCACATTTTTCGCCAGTTGCTCGTCGCTGAGCTCCACCCGCCGCGCAATATCCCGGACGAGGCGGTCGCTGTCAGCTGCTTTTTCCTTCCGGACCCGGAGCCCGAAAGCGATGTTCTCCCACACGCTCATGCTGGGGAAAAGGGCATAGTTCTGGAACACCATACCCACCTGCCGCTTATCGCTGGGAAGGCGGGTGACGTCCTTTCCGTCCACACGAATGGTGCCCTTGGCCGGCTGGATAAAGCCGGCCAAGGTGCGCAGTGCCGTGGTCTTCCCGCAACCGGAGGGCCCCAGCAGGGTGAAGAATTCGCCCGGTCGGACATGCAGGTCCAGGCGTGGAATGGCGGTGAAATCGCCAAAGGTAACTTCGATGTTCTCCAAGCGGATCATGGCAAACCTGTCTGGTGTGGTGCGGGAACGGCGGGCGGAGGTCGGGCTAGGTCATGTATTCAAGCTCGATCTTCTCCACCCAGGCGCCCATGTTCTTCTGCACGAAGTTCCAGTCGATGTCCTGCTGCTTAAGGTCCGCAAAGAAGTTCACCACCTCCGGATTGGCCTTTGCCTGGGCGCCCTTGTTGACGGGCATGGAGTTGAACTGCTGGGCGAACTCACCTTGGACATCGGCGCTGCCGAACCAGTCGATGAATTTCTGCGCCTGCTCCTTCTTCTTGGTCCCCTTCACGAGGGCTATTTGCTCCACTGCAAGGGGGACGCCAACGGAGGGGACGACGGTGTCGACGTTCACCTTGAAGGACTTCTCGCGCTCAGCAATGATGGAGGACGGCATCTGGCCCATGTCCACTTCGCCGGACGCGATGCGGGCAAACAGGTCGGTTTTCGCTACGGCCGGGCTTCCGTTCTTGAAGTACTGTTCAACCTGCTTCCAGCCTTCGTCGGAGATCCCCAAATCCCCGGACTCATCGCGGTAGCGCGACAGGATACCGGCGAAGACAAGCTGTGCCGTGGCGGTGCCCATGCCGGTGACCCGTTCGTAGCGGCTCTTGAATTCGTCCTTTGTCCAAAGGTCCGTCCAGTCCTTTGGTGCCGCATCTTTGCTGATCTTGTCTGAGTTGTAGCCCAGGAGGATGGCCTGCTTCACCAGGGGCCAGTACGTCTCCCCGTCGCCCAGGCCCTTGTCCACGTCACCAGCCCATTTGGGTTGGTAGGCCTCCAGCGCTCCCTCGTTCTTGACCTGCGAAAAGTACATGTTGTTCAGGCCGAAGGCGACGTCCGCGATGGGATTGTTCTTCTCGGCAATGAGCTTGTTGGTGGCATCAGCGCCGCCGGCACCCACAATCTCGATCTTGAAGCCGGCATCGGCGGCCTTCTTGGTAAGCCAATCGCCGCGGCCTTCGCCGTTGGAGTTGGTGTAAACAACAAGGGTGTCTGCTGACGCACCTGCCGCTGAACCGGAGGCTTCCCCGGACGAGGCCGGCGGGGACGAGGTGCCACCGCATCCGGCGAGAAGGGTGGCGGCGACGGCGGCGGCAACCAAGGTCTGCAATTTACGCACGATCAGGACTCATTTCTGGACTGGAATCGGAGCATGTCCGCACAGCCTATAGCGGGGCATGACGAAAACCGGGCTGTTATAGCTATCGATTCGATAAACAGCCCGGCTGCTCACTTTGGACCAGTCGGGGAAACGGAGGACGCCCTGGGCGTGAACCGGGGGCGAACGTTAGTGCTGGCCCTCCGGGTCCCCGCTAGGCCATCGCTGTCTGGGCTGCGCTGTGGGCGTTGATGGTTTTGGCGTAGCAGTGCGAGTGTTCCATCCCGATATAGGGGCCGAAGTTGGGGATGGGTTCAAATCCCGAGTTCTGGTAAAAGCTGCGGCCGTCAGGCTGGGCTGAACCGGCCTCCGCCTTGATCCGGGTAATGCCCTGGTTGAATGCCTGCGCCTCGAGCGCCGCCAGGATCGAACTGGCCACGCCGGAGCCGCGCGTGTACGGCAGTACGTAGAGGCGCTTGATCTCGGCCGTTGATCCATCCAGGATCCGCAGTCCGCCGCAGCCGACCGGTTGGCCGGAACCCTTGTCATACGCCACCAGGAACACCGCGCAGTCGGCGCCCGACGGCGGCGGGCCGGGTTCGTGGTCCGGCCGGCCAAAGCGGGCGTCCAGTTCGGCCTGTTGGGCGCGGCGCAGGTCCGCGCCTACGGGGTTGGACCAGGAAACCTGCCGGATGTTCAGCCGGGGGTTGGTCTGCATAGCTGCCTCGATTCACCGGAGGGGTATGCCTGACAAGGCTAGGCGGGGGCGGTTACGCGGGCGTTTCCTGCTGGTTAGGGCTTGGCTAACGGCTGTGGGAGGCGGCACATCAAGTTACTTGGCAGACTAGTTATCAGTTGGTCTAAAATGATCCCATGGTTTCTACGGGCAACGAGGGATCCGGCTACTGGTACGGACCCGACGGGCAGCTGGACTACAGTGCAGCGGTGTTGAAGTCGCTCCGGGACTACCGGGCGGCTGAAACGGAAATCCGCCGCAACACCAGGGACTCAATGGGTATGGGCGAAACGGACATCCTTGCCCTGCGGTACCTGCTGAGGGTCCAGGCGTCGGGCAAGCAGGTTGTTCCGAAGGACCTCAGCCAGTTCCTCAATATTACTAGCGCTTCCACCACCTCGCTTATCGACAGGCTGGTGGCCAGTGGCCACGTTCGACGCGAGCCGCATCCCTCCGACCGCCGCTCCGTGGTGGTTGTACCAACGGTCGAATCCGATAAAGAGGTGCGCGAAACCCTTGGTGCCATGCACCGGCGGATGATGTCCGTAGCGGAAAGCCTCACCGCGGACGAGGCACGCATCGTGGTCGATTTCCTCCAGCGCATGACCCAGTCACTCCAGGTGCATGAAAATGAGGAACTAAAAGTTCACTAGGCTGACTAGCTAGTTGACCTAGTTATATGTATGCTTACGAATGTTCCTGATGTTGCTTTCCCAACGGAGTCGTGAGTGTCTTGGTTACCTTCACCGAAGTTTCACCGCCTGATCCCCGCCTGGGCGCTGAAATCCCGGATACCCGCACTGACCTGCCGGAGACCTTCACGGACCTGACACGGCCTACCCTGGACGGCACCACTGCGCCGCAGGGCGGATGTGCAGTCCACTGCGGAACTCCAATGCAGCTCGTGACGCCCGCCGTCGGCTTGGAAGCAGCGACCTACACCTTTGGGCCCGCCGATGCCGTCGGTACTGAGCTTCCGCCTGTCTGGCGTTGCGGCTGCGGGTTCCAGCTCGATGCCTGGTCCACTGATCCCCGGTGGGGGCATGCACCGCTGGTTTCCCTCGCATGAGCCTCCTGGAAACAGCAGTTGCTGCGCCGCGCCCGGCCCAAGCGAAGGGCACCGTTGCCGGGCGTTGGCAGCTTCGGGAACGCCTGGGCCGTGGGTCTGCTGCCGAAGTTTTTCGGGCGGTGGACCTGGAGGGCGGTCCCGACGTAGCGGTGAAGATCGCTGCCGCCAACGGCCGGAAGCAGCACCAGCGCATACAAAACGAAGCGGGGGTCCTGGCCGGACTCAACCACCCCTCGATTGTGCGGCTCATTGCGCAGGGCGTCATGCCCGGCGGCGGTACCCACGCAGGGCGTCCTTTCCTGGTGGAGGAGCTGGCGCTGGGAACGAGCCTCGCCGACACCATCCGGTTGCAGAGCCCACGCCCAGCTGAGGTTGCACGCTGGGCGCGCGGCCTTTTCGAGGCGCTCGCTCACCTTCACGCCTGCGGCCTGGTGCACCGTGACATCAAGCCTGCAAACCTGATGCTGAGCGGACTGCGGAGAAGTCCCGTCCGGATCATTGATTTTGGTATTGCAGCTATGGCCGGGGCGGCCCCCGAGCCCGGAATTTCCTCCGGAACCGTCCATTACATGAGCCCGGAGCAGGCTGCCGGCGGGGCAGCGGAGCCAGCGTGGGACGTGTACGCCATGGGGCTGGTCCTGCTGGAACTCCTCACCGGCACCAAGGCGTTTCCCGGTACGGCCGTCGAATCCCTCGTGGCCCGCACCTTGCGCTCGCCCGGGATCCCGGATTCCCTGGGCGACTGGGCTGTCCTGCTGCGTTCCCTGACGGCGATGGATCCCGGGGAACGTCCGACGGCGGCAGTCGCCGCGGCGATGGCGGCCCGGCTGATGACGGAGGTTCCGTCGCCCGGCCAAGGCATCCAGCGCAGCCTGCAGAGCCAAGGGAGCCAGCGCGGCCAGCGTGGCCAAACGGGTGCCGGGACGTGCCCGGCGACGCGGGCATCCTCCCTCCGGCGCCACCGGCAGCGGGCCTAGGGAGCCGCTACGTCCCGTCCGGTTGGATCTCCGGCCGTTGGGTCTGCCAGGGCAAGGCCACCCACGGGGCTGCCGTCCCAATGGATCAGGGTCCAACCGGCAGCCGGGTCTCCCTCCAGCGCGACGATCCCGGTGTTGGCCAGGACATGGCGTGCTGCGAACTCGTGGTCAGCGCCATCTGCCCGGAGTCCTGCCCAAGTGCGGATGGCGGCACCATGGCTGACAATGGCAACCGTGCCGTGCTGCTGCCGTTCAGCCCGTTCCACCACTTGGGCGATGGCGGCGTCGAACCGCTCGAAAAAGGCGTGGCCGTCGGGCCCTGCGGTCATGCGGCGGTCCAGGTCACCGGCAGCCCAGGAGATCACCGTCCCCATGTAGCGCTTGTGGGCCTCGTGGTCCGTCAGCTTCTCCAGTGAGCCGGCCTCGATTTCGTGCAGCCCGTCCAGGACCTCGATATCGAGGGTGTGCAGCCGGGCAAGAGGGGCGGCGGTGATTTGGGTCCTGACCAGGGTGGAGGCGTAGAGCGCCCCAATGCGTTCGTTGGCCAGTGCCCGCGCCATGGCTTCCGCCTGGCGTTCGCCCAGTTCGGTCAGGCCGGGCCCCGGGTGGTCGGTATCCAGTTGGCCCAGCACGTTGCCGGGGGTTTCGCCATGGCGGATCAGGAGCAGCTTCATGTTCCCAGTTTCCCACCCCGGGCGGCTGTAACCGTGCGGCGGCAGCGGCGTTACCCTGCCGGATGCAAGGAAGGCGCCGGGCCTCCTCGAAGCCCGGCGCCGCCGTCGTACGTTCCTGCCCTGTCTGCGGGCCTACTTCAGGTGGTCCACCAGCTGGTCCGCGATGCCCGTGTACTTGCCGGGTGTGAGGGCCAGGAGGCGTGCCTCAGCCTCAGGGGAGAGGCCCAGGCCCTGCACGAACTCCTGCATGCGGGCCGCGTCCACGCGATGACCGCGGGTGAGGTCCTTGAGGCGCTCGTAGGGGTTCTCCATGCCTTCGACGCCGGCGATCGCCTCGGCGCGCATGACCATCTGGATGGCCTCGCCCAGGACCTCCCAGTTGGTGTCCAGGTCGGCGGCGAGGACGTCCCCGGCCACGTCCAGGCGGTCAAGGCCCTTGGCCACGTTGGAGATGGCCAGCAGGGAATGGCCAAACGCCACACCGATGTTGCGCTGGCTGGAGGAGTCGGTGAGGTCGCGCTGCCAGCGGGAGGTCACCAGGGTGGCAGCCAGGGTGTCCAGCAGGCCGTTGGAGATTTCCAGGTTGGCCTCGGCGTTTTCGAAGCGGATGGGGTTGACCTTGTGCGGCATGGTGGACGAACCCGTTGCGCCGGCGACCGGGATCTGGGCGAAGTAGCCGATGGAGATGTAGCTCCAGATGTCCGTGCAGACGTTGTGGAGGATCCGGTTGAAGCGCGCGACGTCGGCGTACAGCTCTGCCTGCCAGTCGTGGCTCTCGATCTGCGTGGTCAGCGGGTTCCAGGTGAGGCCGAGTCCCTCGACGAACGACTTGGACACCTGCTGCCAGTCGGCGCCGGGAACGGAGGCAACATGGGCTGCGTAGGTGCCGGTGGCGCCGTTGATCTTGCCCAGGTATTCGGTCTTGGCGATCCGGTTCAGCTGCCGGGTCAGGCGGTGCGCAATAACGGCCAGTTCCTTGCCCAAAGTGGTGGGCGTGGCGGGCTGGCCATGGGTGCGGGACAGCATGGGCACGGCGCGGTTGTCTTCAGCCATCCTGCTGATCTGTGCCACCAGGGCACGGGCCGCGGGCATCCACACGTCCTCCACAGCACCCTTGACGCCGAGAGCGTAGGAGAGGTTGTTGATGTCCTCGGATGTGCAGCCGAAGTGGACCATGGCGGTCAGGTTTTCGATGCCGATCGCGGGGAGGCGGCGGCCAATGTAGTACTCCACGGCCTTCACATCGTGGACGGTGACGGCCTCGATTTCGGCCAGCTCTGCCACGGATGCGGCGTCGAACTCCGTGACGATGGCGCGGAGTTGGCTCTGCTGTTCCGCACTCAGCGGACCCGCGCCGGGAAGGACGTTGTTGCTGGTCAGATGGATGAGCCATTCCACTTCGACGGCCACACGGTCGCGGTTCAGTGCAGCCTCGGACAGGTAGTCAACCAAGGGCGCGACGGCGGACTGGTAGCGGCCGTCCAGGGGGCCAAGCGCGATCTTTTCCGATGACGCGGCGAGGGCCAGGCGTCCTGAGGGCGTGCGGGTATCAGCTGTGGCGGCAGTTTCAGGCATGTGCTGATTCTTTCACGAAGTGCGGTGCCGCCTTAAGCGCGTCTCCCACGTTACTTGTCCACATAGCCGACGGCGGCGCTTACCCGGGCAGGGAAGCGTCCCTAGCGTTGGCAGCGGCAGGGTTGGGGCGGATCGGCCGGCCGGGGAAACCGCGACGGGAAGCAACTTGGGGAACGAATCGATGGACGGGATATGGGGCGGCGGGCTGGACGTCAGCCTGGAAGTGCAGGAGGTGGGCAGGAAGGTGGCGCAGTGCTCGGATAGTGCCGAAGGGGTGCTGGCGGGATTCCATGACATCCAGCTGCTGGACTGGCAGTCACCTGCCGGACAGGCCTACCGGGATTCTGTCGCCTTGCAGGCGGTGGCCGTACGGCGGGCACTGGACCGGATTCAGGAAGCTTCTGCCGCGGTGGCAGCACATGCCCGCGCGGCATTGACCTCCGAATGTTCGCCCGACGGCCGGTTCTAATGGCTGACGCAACGCCCTCCGGACCGGGAGGACCCATCCGGGTTTCGCCGCCGCCTCCGGACGGCAACCTCACAGTCTCCGGCGGGGTGGGCGGCATTACCGTCCAGCTGGAGGAGTTGGAGTTGGGGGCCGGAAAGCTCGATCGGCTCGCCGATCGGCTCGCAGCCATCGAGTCCGGGCTTTCCGCCGTCTGGCAGGAGCTCGGTGCCCACCAGAACCGCCCGCGCAGTACGGGAACTGCCGCTCTCATTGCCGTTTGGGAGGCTAAGGATGCCATCCAGAAAGTGCGCCTGGAACTGCAGCGGATCAGCGGCCAGGTCCGCAGTTGCAGGCGCGAGTATGAGATGGCCGAATCCGCTGCCCACCTGAAGTGGCGGCTGGGTCTGTCGGATCCGGACGTGGAGCTACAGAAGCACGTGGACTTCTGGCGCACGGGATTCCTCAACGGGGATGCCACTGAAATGCTGGTGGCAGATGCCGTCATCCTCCTTCCCGCGATCAAGCCCGGGGTAGAAGAGAACATCCCTTCCCTGCGCACGGGCCCGGTAAAGCCCACGCAGGAAGAAACCATCCCCATCGATCTCGATGCGAGCCCCGCCGGGCTGCTTGAGCGGGTCCGGATGATTGAGGCACGCGGCAGCGGCTACATCGAAGTCATTGAGGTGGATGCCGGAGGCAGGAAAGCCTACGTTGTGGTGGTTCCCGGGACCCAGGTCAACGAATCCGACGGGGGAACCAATCCTTTTGACCTCGGCGGCATCGTAGACGGCATGGGTGCCCGCTCGGAACGCATCAATGCCGCTGTCATTCAGTCGCTGCGGGCGGCCGGTGCCGAACCCGGCGCGGAGGTGGTCGCGGTGGGGTACAGCCAGGGCGGCATCCACGCCATGAATTTGGCGGCTGACGAGGCCTTCCTGAAGGAGTACCGACTCAAATACGTCCTGACCGCCGGGTCACCCGTTTCTCGCATCATGCCTTCGCCCGATGTCAGCAGCCTTCACTTGGAGCACCGAACAGACTGGGTGCCAGGCAGCGATGGCCTGGCGAACCGCGACGCCAGGAACCAGGTCACCGTAACCATGACCAATGACCTTTATGTGCGCGGTGGAGAAGATGCCGGTTTGGGTCCCGGACACAGCCTCCCGGGCTATGAGGAGGCAGCCCGGCAGGTGGGCGCCAGCAAAGACCCTTCACTGGTCCAGTCCACGGCGGTGCTTGGGAGTGTCCTCGGTGCCGGAGGTGCTGCCACTGCCACCCGCTTTGCCTTGTCCAAGACCCCGCCGCCCTCTGTTCCCAAGGACCCCAGGGACCCCTTTTCCGGGCGGCCGCAGCCGGGTGCCCGGTAGCGGCCCTGACTGTTTCCCGGCGGGGAGTCATGAAATCTGCGCGGCGTGCAGTTCAGCATAGGGATTTGAGCGCGGGTTTTCGGGTTTCGGGGGAGGTTCCGGAGCGGCCGGCGGGGCCGGCTGCGGGGCCGGAGCGGGGACAGCGGAAGGGCACCGGTAGTTGTAGTCGAGGTCGTTTTCCGTGAACTGCGTTGTGGTCACAGTTCCGCCCGGCGTCAGAGGGGGAGCCTCGCAATACTCCTCTGCCGACTCTGCGGAGTAGGCGCCCGCCAGCCAGTTCTGGAGTTTGTCGAGGTTGCTGCCGGGACGGACGTCGCCCACAATCTCGTTGAACTGATAGCCGGTCGAATAAATCCCTACTTCTGCTCCGGCGCCCTGCAGGTAGGCCGTCATGCCTTCCAGTTCGGCGGCATTTACCGCCTTGTCCCACAGCCAGCTGTTTCCGAATTCAACATCGAGCCACCACATGCGGTGTGCCACGGTGTGCCCGGCTTCCTGCAGGATGTCGGCCGCGTTGACGGCCATGCCGTAGCCGTGCACGTAAGCGCAGGCCGGGGATGCAGTGCCATCACAAAGACCGTAGGGGTTGCTGACAGCAGCGCCCCGATAGGTGTTCTCTGCAGGCCACCACAATGTTTCCACAGGACCTGTGGCGGCCGTGTTCACATACACGGCCGCCGGCGTCCCTCCTGCCGAGGCCGCGCTTTGATCCGCCCAGGCCAGCTGGTCGGACAAACACGGGTTGGCAGTATCCGGCCGGCCGCCGTTCACGCCCACGATCGCGAAGGCAGGGGGTGCAGGAAGATCCGCGCCGCATTGGGGCCAGGAGATGTCGTTGCCCAGACCCGCGGGACTGGGTACCGGCCCTGTTTCAGCGTCCGCATAAGCAGGGCCGGCCTGCCACGCGAAAAGCAGGCAGGCGGCGAGCAGGATTCTTATGGGCTTCATCTTTGGCCCCCGTGTTCAGGAACTGATAGCGACGGGCCTTACTGGGGCCCGGTTCGCAGCCTAAAAGGCGGGCCTCATGGGGGTCATGGGTGGCCGGTACTGGAC
Coding sequences within:
- a CDS encoding serine/threonine-protein kinase; this translates as MSLLETAVAAPRPAQAKGTVAGRWQLRERLGRGSAAEVFRAVDLEGGPDVAVKIAAANGRKQHQRIQNEAGVLAGLNHPSIVRLIAQGVMPGGGTHAGRPFLVEELALGTSLADTIRLQSPRPAEVARWARGLFEALAHLHACGLVHRDIKPANLMLSGLRRSPVRIIDFGIAAMAGAAPEPGISSGTVHYMSPEQAAGGAAEPAWDVYAMGLVLLELLTGTKAFPGTAVESLVARTLRSPGIPDSLGDWAVLLRSLTAMDPGERPTAAVAAAMAARLMTEVPSPGQGIQRSLQSQGSQRGQRGQTGAGTCPATRASSLRRHRQRA
- a CDS encoding histidine phosphatase family protein, encoding MKLLLIRHGETPGNVLGQLDTDHPGPGLTELGERQAEAMARALANERIGALYASTLVRTQITAAPLARLHTLDIEVLDGLHEIEAGSLEKLTDHEAHKRYMGTVISWAAGDLDRRMTAGPDGHAFFERFDAAIAQVVERAERQQHGTVAIVSHGAAIRTWAGLRADGADHEFAARHVLANTGIVALEGDPAAGWTLIHWDGSPVGGLALADPTAGDPTGRDVAAP
- a CDS encoding extracellular solute-binding protein; translation: MRKLQTLVAAAVAATLLAGCGGTSSPPASSGEASGSAAGASADTLVVYTNSNGEGRGDWLTKKAADAGFKIEIVGAGGADATNKLIAEKNNPIADVAFGLNNMYFSQVKNEGALEAYQPKWAGDVDKGLGDGETYWPLVKQAILLGYNSDKISKDAAPKDWTDLWTKDEFKSRYERVTGMGTATAQLVFAGILSRYRDESGDLGISDEGWKQVEQYFKNGSPAVAKTDLFARIASGEVDMGQMPSSIIAEREKSFKVNVDTVVPSVGVPLAVEQIALVKGTKKKEQAQKFIDWFGSADVQGEFAQQFNSMPVNKGAQAKANPEVVNFFADLKQQDIDWNFVQKNMGAWVEKIELEYMT
- the purB gene encoding adenylosuccinate lyase codes for the protein MPETAATADTRTPSGRLALAASSEKIALGPLDGRYQSAVAPLVDYLSEAALNRDRVAVEVEWLIHLTSNNVLPGAGPLSAEQQSQLRAIVTEFDAASVAELAEIEAVTVHDVKAVEYYIGRRLPAIGIENLTAMVHFGCTSEDINNLSYALGVKGAVEDVWMPAARALVAQISRMAEDNRAVPMLSRTHGQPATPTTLGKELAVIAHRLTRQLNRIAKTEYLGKINGATGTYAAHVASVPGADWQQVSKSFVEGLGLTWNPLTTQIESHDWQAELYADVARFNRILHNVCTDIWSYISIGYFAQIPVAGATGSSTMPHKVNPIRFENAEANLEISNGLLDTLAATLVTSRWQRDLTDSSSQRNIGVAFGHSLLAISNVAKGLDRLDVAGDVLAADLDTNWEVLGEAIQMVMRAEAIAGVEGMENPYERLKDLTRGHRVDAARMQEFVQGLGLSPEAEARLLALTPGKYTGIADQLVDHLK
- a CDS encoding GNAT family N-acetyltransferase: MQTNPRLNIRQVSWSNPVGADLRRAQQAELDARFGRPDHEPGPPPSGADCAVFLVAYDKGSGQPVGCGGLRILDGSTAEIKRLYVLPYTRGSGVASSILAALEAQAFNQGITRIKAEAGSAQPDGRSFYQNSGFEPIPNFGPYIGMEHSHCYAKTINAHSAAQTAMA
- a CDS encoding MarR family winged helix-turn-helix transcriptional regulator — encoded protein: MVSTGNEGSGYWYGPDGQLDYSAAVLKSLRDYRAAETEIRRNTRDSMGMGETDILALRYLLRVQASGKQVVPKDLSQFLNITSASTTSLIDRLVASGHVRREPHPSDRRSVVVVPTVESDKEVRETLGAMHRRMMSVAESLTADEARIVVDFLQRMTQSLQVHENEELKVH
- a CDS encoding ABC transporter ATP-binding protein, whose product is MIRLENIEVTFGDFTAIPRLDLHVRPGEFFTLLGPSGCGKTTALRTLAGFIQPAKGTIRVDGKDVTRLPSDKRQVGMVFQNYALFPSMSVWENIAFGLRVRKEKAADSDRLVRDIARRVELSDEQLAKNVAELSGGQQQRVAVARALVLRPKILLLDEPLSNLDAKLRHQLRQQLKDLQSEFGITTVYVTHDQDEALAMSDRVAVFNKGVIEQVGTPQDIYDHAATEFVCNFIGDSSALTPEFVAEVNRLSGAGLSTDAKSYLRVEKASLDQPVAGGDAVGLSATVVSRTYHGLHSRYVVRSHGADIRLLVREDGATHPDAGTGTTVYVRPEHILQYHPDTGVALTRDQAVALP